aaaaatcaaaacaaccaTCTATAACAATtaccatttgataatttttagaGCATCTTTCTTGGGCAGTATCTGGTCTAGGTAGGTCTCAATCTGTGGGTACTGTGCAAGTAATGAAGCTTTGATTCCTTTTTGAACTGATGACTTGGCATTGTTCACATTGGAGATCATCTCCTTTTCATCAAATCTGAAATCATGTGaaagttttaacatttaaaacttGTACAACATGTATGCATAATGAAACaaataagcattctgagagtactgttgTTAAAGCAAtatacacattgtttaattaattataggctattggatgtgaaacatttggtaacaggGACGCATAATCTCAAGAgcgaacccgctacatttgtccatttgcagcaagggatctttagtGATTATTTTAGGTTAATCTGACCACAAAGTAGATGTTTATCTCCGTTTGTGAATATGGTACGGAATTACCAAATACTACACCTGTACATGATAAAAGCCAGGTTTGAAAAAAACTATGGCAATAAATGATCAAGAGGTATAgcataaaatgacaaatatccATCTACAGatggtttgtttttggttttcctTAGAGGGTTGAGTGGtgagttttttaaaacatgatattcAGTCTTAAAATCTCTTGAAACTCAAAAGGACGGTGAGAGATCTTGGTGTATTTCTGTTCACTTGTTTCCACTTGTTCTGTATTAaaccacatttttaaaaagtcgaTTTCCGTGCTTAttattatatccaaataaggttcaagcatgctgtcctgggctcacacctcagctatctggtgtgtctgtccagggcagcagggtagtggttagtgagagagatgaaggagtgtagtggtcttacacctacccattgagtgtttaaaactcgctctctgtgggagccggtaccgggctgcgaacccagtacctaccagccgtatgtccaatggcttaaccagaCACCACGAAGGTCAGAACTAAACCACAACACACCATCATCCCCCACCCCGTCCTCACAGtataacacacatacaaacacgtTTACACATTGTCAATCATTGTGAATGACAGTAAGTTGTGACATATTCAATGATTCATGATCGCACACATTTTAGTTTAACAAAAGATATGAGATAGaactgtattttatatttttaatgttatgtcAGTTTACTACCTGTACGTAGTCTTACtttctaaacattttacaaaatcgtcatccaacaaaatattaaaaaaataaataaataaagtcgGCAGCTTTTCTTGCGTGCTTCGAAACCGGAAGTATTAAACCGGAACTTGgacagaataataaatttggggTTAAATTCGTCTGCATTACGTCAGTACGTGCGTAACTGGAACactcatggcacattattaatatacaatatataaaacaaatacataaacattacagtattaaaaataaaaaacaaaaataccatcccagttattaataaagtgatttttgtaaaacgcttgggTGAAAAAACCACtgctcagtcgatttgacccccatcagacctgtgacgtagcatcaggcgttgttagtaggtcaacatgccGACAGCAGAGAATGGTTGTtcgaaaaacagctgattcttaacagacgctagtttggacattttggtcttaacacatttgtacatctactctaatggtacctcgattggtgaggaagtgatatataagcacgttaacctagttaggctacctacctacctacctgtgaaAAGCAGGACACAAGTTCAGTCCcgacttttgaaagtgggatattaacatttgaatgtaataaaaatatgtctcaagatcagaacgcatttaaaacaacaagcagaataaataacattattccCTACGCTACTGCAGGGACGGCGCATGGCCtaacacttttcaaagaggcacttttgtgggttatattcgttgtatctgtgaaaatgtcttaccattatattttacactgccgcccgtgctctggtaccctccccgcctcctcccccctcccccttttgaGCTCTGGTTTAGCTCGTGCTCGTCGTGGTTTCTTGTCTGTTGTATCATGAGCAATCGTAGAACATGTGCCGGTGGGGATACAGGCTTAGAAcagatatgtttaaaatatatatatatttaaaaaaaaataggtttcatatttatcgaccaccttaaataattgtcgtaatccccagggatgaagtggtcactgcagatcctatcccatcgtgatggtcctttccattacgcacgggttctgtttaagaaccacttccatgcaaaccctgtgattgtcagtttgtttaaagttcggaaaaaatgctgctttgatacatccaaacactaaacaatggttcaccacattttacatttgaaaactatctccaaaagaatattccatccatacaattcaattcaatataatacaattttcgcgttttaaaaatacacttgttccaccttcccagtaaaatgtttgaaagGCTGTGAATCACGctttcatgttatgccggttagcgcgtcacggggtcacgtCTTGAGTCGACAGGtgttttggcaagcgatgggaaaaacgcgactttttattgcgaatataataaaaacgggtaaatgttttataatgtattttactgatacttcatatatattgtaaaacgtATACGTAGAtgccaaacaatagtgaattacgtttttgttaaatgttgacCTTTAATACTTTGCACAtcgagttattttaaatttatgagTGTATAATGACCAATAAATTCTTCAGGTACTTggcaactttttgttttgttttaaatatataaaggCAGTCTGCAGACAAGTAGGCATAAATGCAATGACGGATCCAAGGGGAGAGGGTTTAAACCTTCCCTTTATAATTAGCTACCAAGTAAAAAATAGACTACCTTCACCCGGCTCCAACACGTCCTTTCCTTGTTGGGTGCACTACAATATAACATTCTCAAGTGTACAGAGTCGGATCTAGGTGGGCAGGTGCCCGGGCCCCCCTTAAagtttacgatccccctccaaacctcccccaaagttcctttggcattccacctcatgtcactgcccccccccccccacccctaatggcttttctggatctgccactggtgTACTTGGTATTCTGTCTTTGTAGGTTTTGCTGGTGTTATAACACCTGTTACAATTCAACGGTTTGACTTAAATACCTGggccacgaagcgatcttagccctaagatcattTTAAGTGCATAGCTCTaccttatgtacttaaggtgatcgtagcactaagatcgcttcgtggagcGGGGCCCTGATCAGatcaatacaaattacattttaGAGTGGGAAAATGCACctttaatgttttgctttttttttcactggaattttttttttaaacaaactttacaaaaacaaagaaacagatCTAAGTCTTAGGTACACAAGATTAAGCTTACAAAGACCTAACCATATAACTAGGCTATACCCGCCTTGATCACTACCGAAAAACACTCCTTAATCGAAAATACGTGGATACCTTCGCACTAACACACATCCGCGCATATAAATGTTGGTTCCACATGTCTCCACAAGTATCTTTAACATTTGCATCATGGAACGTCCCACGTGCAAGACGCTAACTTCAACTTTGGAAATTagctaatttaaaataaaaagtttagtTACGTAAGTAATTAAGAAATACAATTAAGCAATTACTACTGTCCTTAAAACATATTACTTATGAAGGAAAGGTTTTAgaaattatgttatttttaacgTTTTTCAAATGCCagttttccaaatgtttggaAAGCTTCCATCCCTGTTTAATGGCGTCCCAGCAAGTTAATAAGTGACTATAATAATGAATACCTAACACAGTACGTAATTGCAATACAATGTCGTgagaacaaaaacaacacatcaACAGCAACATGTCTCTATTCCGTCACTTCCAACATACAGAATATTGGAGATATTTTTACATTGACAAGTCATGATTGTATAAGGGGGGAGGGGTCAACACTACGCCTGTGTAAATacattctgatatatatatatatatatatatatatatatatatatatatatatatatatatatatatatatatatatataaaataaatatatactctgtcaaaaaagaaacgcataggcgaaatattcatggaattatctctttaatacaaagtggcataatttcgttatttatgatcgtatcacaatcaaatttgacatgagtatgtgacaatgttcttgctatggaccgatggcagtggaggcgttttcgtcaccaaacagtgtcgcacgagggcgctgaaatcagtaccatGTGTGGCCACCAGGagcagcaatcactgcacgacatctccttggcatagactaaATGGGTCTCTGAATTCGGGCACGtcgaatcctagcccattcttcctgcagtgcatgtgacagttgcgggaGCGTCTGAGACttcgggtcacgctggcgtacacgtctgtccagttcgccccatagatgttcaatggggttgagatctggcaatcttgatggccatggcagcacattaatgttctcattttataggaaatccattgttacacgtgccgtatgtggcctggcattgtcctgctgtaagagttctctctgtcgatccaaaatgggaagcatgtgacggcgaagaatttcatcccggtagcgtacagctgtcagattgccttgtacgaacacaagttcacttcttccagtgtatgagatggttccccacatcatgacactccctctaccgaatctgtcaacttgggcgacgcagttgttggcaaaatgttcattgcggcgtctgtaaacacggtgtcgtccatcacgtcgctatAGAAGGAAACATCACTcatcgctgaaccatactcgccgcccgttccccaagttccacccctgtacattcgtgcaccagcgaacacgtaaatgtcgatgttgacgtcgcaggacggggccagcatacggtctcctagcccgtaaaccagcttctcgaagtcggttccgaatggtttgcgcggacacccttctcaaaccaggtatgcgccCAGCAGTGTTCATAGCTGtggcgatcttgtgctgcagttgttatgcgaagtcttccacttctgggccggttttgagctgattgaaactgctggtacctgtcccagacacgtgaaatggtgctctgatgaacgttcatgtggcgtgcggttgctgactgcgattcgccaaactggaggcggcctattggaatatttcgattcggcaggcttagtcttggcatcttgtaactcgtctacgtcgaaatggaaatgaggcatcattgcagctttaaatacccatcagtACCCCAATCTTTTCACGTGGACTCGCCAAAAtatgaccatttcacgccgatttcctgtaAATGTcgcatggtcattcagcaacattgtagaaaaaaaaactatattttgtaaaatcaaacatttttcttctttcctcATCAGCTATGCGTttcttatatataatacaattttaattcctaatatatgatattgccGATACctaaaaacactggtaatacacacccccccccccccttccgctctctctctctctctctatatatatcataaGTGGGAGATCGTGATTGGTTATTCGAATTGTTGACCTAAAAGCCAAAGCCACACTGCAATAATATTAACACTACCGAAATTGATTGCTCTGGGGTACATGTTGCATCGTAAGCGTGCAAGCATGAATACACAAGTTGTGGTTTAACCGTTAGAAACATTTAGTTAAGGTTTTTTGTATATACTAGTCTTTCAATACtatttcccctgcgcgtgctgtaacctcaccgtggtgcaggggtgtaacattctctttgagaatggccaatacagcacaaattgaagtttagagtaaaattctgtgatatctgtatttgtatttttggcacagttctttacactgtttttgtttgaacattgaatttttatattgatgttgatatcactttatttatttgcattatcatagttgacacccaatagccgatgtattttttatgctggggtgtcgttaaacattcattcattcattcattcaatactATTTATCTTGTTTAAAAAGGTATCAAACTTTCTTTTGCtcgttggatacattttaaaacatcttatcaaataaatttattttaatacccACTGTTGTAGTATTCACTATAGCACACCAATATCTAAGCAatgatcaaagttaaagtttgtttggttcaacaccactatagtgcacattgatataataataacctattggatgtaaaacatttgggaatttttacatatagtcttagagagtaaacccaccacattttttccattaggagcaaaatatattttatatgcaccatcccatacacagaatagcacataccacacatataccagttgtggtgcacttgctggaatgagaaatagcccaaatggcccaCCAACCGGCATCAATCCTAGACCACCACTGAGCTTCATCCGGCCCCTTGAGCAAAGATCAAGGTCTAAAAAAATTCTTAAAAGCAAAGATCTGGgcaggacgcagcccagtggaaaatttctcattccagccagtgcaccgcgactggcatatcaaaggccatggtatatactaccatctgtgggatggtgcatataaaagatcccttgctgctaattgaaaagagtagcccatggagtggcaacagcaggtttcctctctcaatatctgtgtggtccctaaccatgtgtccgacactatataaccctaaataaaatgtgttgtgtgcatcattaaataaaatatttcctttaaaGCAAAGATCAAGGTCTAAAACTGCTCTTAATGGTAGGTAAAGCAAAAAATTGCCAGTATTAGAACTCAAAAGTTGAACCATGTTTAAGcgaagtttattaaaaaaagaacgACAGCATTACAATAATTCAATAATCATGACAGTCAAACAAGATATGGCTTGCACAATTGTTGAAAGACTGTCACATTTGATGTGATGTACTTTCTTATGCAACTTAGTAAACGACATACATTTGGCTTAGATCCATTCACATTTGATGTGATGTACTTTCTTATGCAACTTAGTAAACGACATACATTTGGCTTAGATCCATTCACATTTGATGTGATGTACtaagacacatacatacatgtacatttatccACTGACCCATTCTTGAAACAAGTCTTTTATTTCACATTATTTGGCAACACAAACACCAGTAAAACTAAAAggttaaaatattataacttGCTGTATCGGCATGTGTCAATTTATAAAattcaaatacatatatattatatatacataattttaaaatgtagatGATCAAGTCCATGTTGAGAGCATTTTAACCAGAgcttctatattatggtagccccactcccatggctagtgatattcaatgttgggcaagtaaataactaatattgccatgcctgacggctagtgaaaaaaaaaaagagtcaaatgttgcagttaagtctattttataaatatgaatagccTGCCCCATCCCAAtcctccaatgttagtgttttcaaGCTCCATCTCCtattttaggtgacatatcttattattactattaattagtaaaattatattaactaagtaaagtagggctagtgaatttgttattgtggctagtacaattttttaatcactgatcccatggctagtggattttataaaaattctagaagccctgcattaACAATACTTATTCTTTCCAACACAATACTGAAATAAGTATTAGATTTTAATATTGGACTTCATTTAGGTAGCACTGATAGCTGCTTCTCCATATTTACAATAGTCCGAAAGAGATGAGGTCCACAGGCCAATGTATCCATTGGTTCACCTATCTTTACAAATCCCATTTTCTCAAAGAAGCCCACCGCCTTAACTGCACTTTGAACTCGAACTGGGCGATGTGATGCATGTGCGGTCATCTTCTCAATTACTCCATTTATCAGTTGTGTTCCATAACCTTTTCCCTGATAATCACGCTTAACAAACATGAAGGTGATCTGATGGAAATAATCACATTCAAACGTTGACTCAGTGTATGTCTGGTTCAAGTTAGCCAATGAGAAAGTTACACCTCCAATATGTAGGTTTATCTTGtgaatattataatatgcaAAAAGGGCATGATTTCCTTCTGGGATGTCAAAACCCTCCCCAGATACATCTCTGGATAGTTGTCGAAATTTGTATTTGGATGTGTTACTTGTCTTGATGTCctgtatttttaacatgctgaaaaaagaaagaaatatgatttagtttttgtaaaaatgattctttctacgtccgaatattgttacataccgtatatatatatagctggtaccatattcaaaacttgtggcaccatgtttcaaccttTTCTCAatcgaaatagtgcaacaaatggacacacaaaaccaaaaatgtataacctccGGTACTCACAAAATCCCAATTGAAGTAGACCCTACTTGCATCattgttaacaaaataaaccaataaatcttccaacaagAACATAAAACTTTTTAccaccattttaaatttgctaaatagagggaagcatcTTGCCCTGCACATTGTGACATTAacaaaagtattgacttaatgtgcgctctgcactaatatttataaataacaaactcaAATCAAACCctaacaaatatttacaaaatttgtCAGGGGAAAAATAAGTAATTCTTTCCAAAATCACACCACTGTATAATATTGAACTGTActgtaggactttcctttggcaaaTTGGCACagtcacgtataaagaacattataaacgCTTAATAAATAGAGTTGGgattagggttagtgacagtgccaaaggaaagtcgtTTCAAATGTACTTGTGTTTACATGCTTATTTTATAAATGGGATACAATCGTAACAATGAGCATTACAAAATGGCCATCTTATTCGGCGGAAATTGCtgctttaaaaatgttatttttttttaaaaaccatccGCTGTCAGAAATTAGAACTTATTGCTAGAATATAAGAGTCTAAATAAAAAGGACCTGCCATTTAACTAAATGGTGCAATATTATTATGACTAAATTAATTCATACATTAATCAATCATGGTTGACGCTACAAGCATTATCAACTTCAACTTGAGAGGGAATCCAAAATAAGCACTTCTTTCCGCGCGGTAAATTGCAATCGGTATATATCGCCTATTTCCGTAAGTCTGACGGAGAAAATTCGATATATTCCGAATCTAAAAATACCATCACATACGGGTCATTGTCATAACAACAGGCCAAACTTTCAGAAAAAGTTGTGACGCCGTCCTGTCagtgttttgtatttttggaACGTTAATATCAATTCGCGtttcacataacataaatatttgGAAGTACacacaattattatattttcattttgtgtaCCGTATTGAAATACttgcattattttaaaatatacaagaaGAATTCGCTAATGAACGTGTTTTAATTAAGAACTATTTCTTCCAATTAACTACTGTATCATTACAACTTCCGGCATCCATGACAGTCGACGAAATTGTTGTTAATTTCTATTTAGAATCGAAGCATGAGTTCTGAAATCGAACCACATATAACAAAAAAGTATGAAATCAAGAAGAGACTTGGAAAGGGGGTAAGATACCGGATTTTGCAATGACTTCTTTATCTTGGTAGACATGGATTGTTGATCGAAAATGATTCAGATGTGTCACTACTTGAAGTTCAAGTTGAACCGTTTCAGCTTGTTCTGTGTTGTGTAACTGTCCACAACTTGTGCTTGTAGTCTgttctgtttattatatttttcacataaactatttttattttggtaatttcaaaataatctAGTAAACTCAAAGTGTTTTGCACATCTGACatactaatttttttaaagataacatCATGATCATCAATGTCATGTCTACTCCCTACTCCAAATAGGTCGATCCAGCGTTAGTTTATGTCCTCTAGCCCTGACCTGTTTACTgtgttttaaagtgacagacgctagtttttaaaaaagacaGCTTATGTTTTGCCATTAATGCTGTTTTtcataattgaaatcagacattacatatacagtgctgtccggtgtatcggcacacctaagctttcaaggaccattttctatgtgaacattgtaaaatatttaataaaatgcgtctctcaccaatgaagaagtgcataatctgaaatacacaacaaactgttttatgtctgtagtaaataaacattttaaaatggtgcataaatataggcacccccttgtatccaaaacaatttgcatgtccggtgattcagCGCAGTAGATGTAGatcgttgaccccgctatttataaaccgcccatgacctcagttttagcccataaacgctacactattgtacataccagaattattttagtacttttttgttttgtcttgttaaaaatattactatgaaaatgaacgatcacatatgacccatctcatgatcagtttcggaatcgttttcttgagtggcacagtactgcagatgcatacatgttcattgtcatgcatagctaagatgcctacatggattttatttttctcgggtagattgtgcacacacgtggatcttatttcgcttttattttttataacaatgtgacagttgtgaactggaatgactgtcaattaaggtgtaaaattttgttttgtttgcatttgcctgtgttttctttttcggtttaaataaaaaaataaccgaacaaaaataattacatttatactgtttactataatttttaaaatgcgggaaaggtttttttagactggttttaacattcttaattaaTAGCCTATCAATAAggatgacctacttcgcgtttataaacacgaaaacaggtgaataatatattttgaaattattatataattattgataattctaaaaaaaaaaaaaaattgcacccttaacaataaatatgttgatacttgattaaccattgaaaaaggaattgaactttaattcgttaaaaactccgacaacatgacaacttgtTAAGCATActcaagcaaaataccaagtgcgccgaatcaccggacgcgccgatacaccggacacggttgtattttcagggcttctagattatggtagccccacttccatggctagtgatattcaatgttgggctagtaaataactattattgccatgcctgatggctagtgaaaaaaagttatcaaatgctacatttaagtctatttcgtaaatatgaatatcctgcccctccaccccacccctatcTTAGTGTTTTTTAAGTTCTATATCCCTCTTtatgtgacatatctgattattactattaaagccgcacaccctagttccatccagcggaaataaattataatttggttaatctacaaacctgtaacacagttagatcacgtttttatcaaatggagtgaaaaagcaggttttatatcgataaataccatgggaatccccatgtccaagttgcttgaaataattttgaaagtttgtattctgatgtcaccgatagatgtcgctcgaagcacaacagtGCCTACATcatgacaaatttcacagacttggcatgcgttcttttcacctctcctggacatgttccatctgttctgtcctggttgtatcccctctccagatatcgtaggacttagcaaaattattggttttaaggatttgtaacgttttgtattgagatacttacttgtctgaactttattgttactgaaaatgttcacgaactgtgaagaaaaatgtcacaaatgaacaacaacaaatcggatgttgattgcgcgaaccgtgcacgagaaaacaaaccgaaccaaaatgataacggtcacgtggtataccaacgtctgtgacattgaaatggaaatatcccgtctaaaaatagattagaccttgtctgctcaacgtttttttctcaaacgtgcgcccgtttttcagaaatgcgaaaaatgcattttgtggtattacaaacaccaggattaccaggattaccaaaaaacacttcaggtgaatggaaatgtatattctaaataataaacggtaagtaaagtgcaattttatttgtgaaaaaatgggtttaatagcgaaaaacaatgccgtaatggttaacaacttgccgtaactagggtgtgtccctttaataaaattgcattaacttaaagtagggctagtgaatttttaatcatggctagtaaattttctaaatcactgattccatggctagtggattttataaatattctacaAGCCCTGATTTTATTGTTTCGAATATACATGAACATCCTGCTGAAGtattaaacttgttttgtttaacgactccactggagcacactgatttattaatcatcggctattgtatatcaaatatttggtcttgtcatcataggaaacccgctacatttttcctaatgcagcaagggatcttttatatgtacttcccaacagacaggaaagcactagagctgggcagtattgaaatttcaggttcggtatcagtattttgggggtgatttaccaCAGTATCGGTacagtattcggtattgacacaataccaaTACAGATACCGATATCAAAcggtattttcggtatactctgctttaaatgcatgccagAGTTAAGGCTCGCCTGCTAATtgcatctaaataaaattaaattccatacacaaggctcacGTCTAATTTAtacccaacccattttgcgtttgtcagatatattgtcAGTGTTTTACTAAATTGtagaaaacatttttcaaaatcgGTATTCACATGATACTAATACCTAATGGTATATACactataccgcccagctctacagggcataaaatttggcacgaacAATTTTGTCGTTagtctgtcggttatgcaaaaccaacatcaacataaacgaCCGATCGTttgtgcaaaagctgtaattgttcatcagaaaattaaaaaagaaattttggcttcttttttttcactgttttttttaaagaaaataataagatAATGGGCCTACATTGCCAGTTGCTGGTTATTTTGGCCGATATATGACTCGCATAATTTCGGTACTTTCCGTTCAGATCCGGAAGCATTAAACTCAATGCTTCCAGGAAATCCCTGTCTATTATCATTTCATTCAAATTATTGTTTGGCACCAATAAGTACTCCCCTGTAAAAGAACCGATGGAGTTGTGTGTTGTAATGTAAACAGGCAGCTTTCAAGTtggttgtgacggtacatgctcttaattttgttttcgcctgtggtgatattaattgttttagaaggccgtgttcagttccaaattgcacttagccaggtgggcaacttgttacgtaatacttctgcgcaacggtcctcgagctgtacgcctaatacacacccagaaaAGGGGTGGAgaccatgtggctagtagttacgtaatatctccggtagtgctgtttatggccaggggattgctcgcaggatggcgacagccagactgacgatcagagagaaatatagcgactctgggagaggtggaatatcagatgataggtgaggtaccgcgttgtacccccaggcaatattcgctgtctctgagagttttgaataaatagctagggtttagagatatctgggagaaccataggaaggtatcccgggggaacgttgtccgtccggactggtaattatatattatttctgctctgttgtatagccttgatgtgattggtgtgactttaaatattttaatactgtattat
The sequence above is drawn from the Gigantopelta aegis isolate Gae_Host chromosome 6, Gae_host_genome, whole genome shotgun sequence genome and encodes:
- the LOC121375748 gene encoding uncharacterized protein LOC121375748; this translates as MMQVGSTSIGIFMLKIQDIKTSNTSKYKFRQLSRDVSGEGFDIPEGNHALFAYYNIHKINLHIGGVTFSLANLNQTYTESTFECDYFHQITFMFVKRDYQGKGYGTQLINGVIEKMTAHASHRPVRVQSAVKAVGFFEKMGFVKIGEPMDTLACGPHLFRTIVNMEKQLSVLPK